One segment of Deinococcus metalli DNA contains the following:
- a CDS encoding histone deacetylase family protein: protein MPAGPHPYRAFTPLRRAVHAAGPAPRRQFLPREFIGLLLEGAAARLPLLDAPDLAWADAERVHDPAYLRRWRDGHVTREEERALGFAWSPAVVERSVGSSGATLAATREALTLGLGLNLGGGTHHAYADHAEGFSFLNDVAIGARWLLDHGHARRILILDLDVHQGNGTAHIFRDEPRVLTVSVHAANNYPFRKETGDLDVPLPDGTEDGAYLAALDARVAPAVAAFRPDFAYYLAGADVLAGDQLGKLALTLDGLRARDDRVYRWAARAGVPLVTVMAGGYHRDPATLIAARLGTLDAALAAYVEPQARREG, encoded by the coding sequence GTGCCCGCCGGCCCCCACCCGTACCGCGCCTTCACGCCGCTGCGCCGCGCGGTCCACGCGGCCGGGCCGGCGCCGCGCCGCCAGTTCCTGCCGCGAGAGTTCATCGGGCTGCTGCTGGAGGGTGCGGCCGCGCGCCTCCCCCTGCTGGACGCCCCGGACCTGGCGTGGGCAGACGCCGAGCGCGTGCACGATCCCGCGTACCTGCGCCGCTGGCGGGACGGGCACGTCACGCGCGAGGAGGAGCGGGCGCTGGGCTTCGCGTGGAGTCCGGCGGTCGTGGAGAGAAGCGTGGGCAGCAGCGGCGCGACCCTGGCCGCCACCCGCGAAGCCCTGACGCTGGGCCTGGGCCTCAACCTGGGCGGCGGCACGCACCACGCCTACGCGGACCACGCCGAGGGCTTCTCGTTCCTAAACGACGTGGCGATCGGTGCCCGCTGGCTGCTCGACCACGGACACGCCCGCCGCATCCTGATCCTCGACCTGGACGTCCACCAGGGCAACGGCACCGCCCACATCTTCCGCGACGAGCCTCGTGTCCTGACGGTCAGCGTGCACGCGGCGAACAACTACCCCTTCCGCAAGGAGACGGGCGACCTGGACGTGCCCCTCCCGGACGGCACGGAGGACGGGGCGTACCTCGCGGCGCTGGACGCCCGGGTCGCTCCGGCCGTGGCGGCCTTCCGCCCGGACTTCGCGTACTACCTCGCCGGGGCGGACGTGCTGGCCGGCGACCAGCTCGGCAAGCTGGCCCTGACCCTGGATGGCCTGCGCGCCCGCGACGACCGCGTCTACCGCTGGGCGGCGCGGGCGGGCGTTCCGCTCGTCACGGTGATGGCCGGCGGCTACCACCGTGATCCGG